A genome region from Campylobacterota bacterium includes the following:
- a CDS encoding 50S ribosomal protein L23, whose translation MADITDIKSILYTEKTLGLQEEGVIVVQTSPRMTKNALKEVFREYFGIVPARVNSLNQSGKVKRFRGLTGKQNDFKKFYVKLPEGAQIDSLAV comes from the coding sequence ATGGCAGATATTACTGATATCAAATCGATCCTGTATACAGAGAAGACTCTTGGTCTTCAAGAAGAGGGCGTAATCGTAGTTCAGACGTCTCCACGTATGACTAAAAACGCTCTTAAAGAGGTGTTCAGAGAGTACTTCGGAATCGTTCCGGCTCGCGTTAACTCTTTGAACCAAAGCGGAAAAGTAAAACGTTTCCGCGGTCTTACCGGTAAACAGAACGACTTTAAAAAGTTCTATGTAAAACTGCCGGAAGGCGCACAAATCGATAGTCTGGCGGTGTAA
- the rplD gene encoding 50S ribosomal protein L4, whose protein sequence is MSAIVLNEKFEKASELALPESFSGINPHNLYLYVKSYQASLRADTASAKTRAEVRGGGKKPWAQKGRGGARAGSRRSPVWVGGAVVHGPNTGRNYDQKVNKKQKKLALKFALDALANEGKLFIVDSIEVPSGKTKDAVTLFNNLNVRDALLVKKILDEKTYLAFRNLSKTYIVEENELNAFLAATYRSVVIEKAVWENLTKES, encoded by the coding sequence ATGAGCGCGATTGTACTGAACGAAAAATTCGAAAAAGCCTCTGAACTGGCATTGCCTGAGAGCTTTAGCGGCATCAACCCGCACAACCTCTACTTGTACGTTAAATCGTATCAAGCAAGCCTCCGTGCGGACACTGCGTCTGCCAAAACGCGTGCGGAAGTTCGCGGCGGCGGTAAAAAACCATGGGCCCAGAAAGGCCGTGGCGGTGCGCGTGCCGGTTCACGCCGTTCTCCCGTATGGGTCGGCGGTGCGGTCGTACACGGACCGAACACCGGTCGTAACTACGATCAGAAAGTAAACAAAAAGCAAAAGAAACTTGCGTTGAAATTTGCTTTGGATGCATTGGCGAACGAAGGGAAACTGTTCATCGTTGACAGCATCGAAGTTCCAAGCGGGAAAACAAAAGACGCGGTAACGCTGTTCAACAACCTGAACGTCCGTGACGCTCTTTTGGTTAAAAAGATTCTCGACGAGAAAACCTATTTGGCATTCCGTAACCTCTCTAAAACGTACATCGTGGAAGAGAATGAACTCAACGCCTTTTTGGCTGCGACATACCGTTCGGTAGTAATCGAAAAAGCGGTATGGGAAAATCTGACTAAAGAGAGCTAA
- the rplC gene encoding 50S ribosomal protein L3, translated as MEYIVEKIGMSRTVGAQSKVVTLLKVKEAKVCEVKDGKALVAYSEGKSSNKSVEGQQKKYNLSAEFNKFATLAVANTEAGDLDMAPLADAKTVKSVFNTKGRGFTGVMKRWNFGGGPAAHGHRFHRTSGSIGNREWPGKVQKGRKMSGQYGNEQVTVKNEVMSYDAQNGVLVVVGSIPGANGALGRVKVVK; from the coding sequence GTGGAATACATCGTAGAAAAAATCGGCATGAGCCGTACCGTCGGTGCTCAGAGCAAAGTTGTCACTCTTTTGAAAGTGAAAGAAGCGAAAGTTTGCGAAGTGAAAGACGGCAAAGCCCTGGTCGCGTACAGCGAAGGGAAATCATCAAACAAATCGGTTGAAGGTCAGCAGAAGAAGTATAACCTCTCTGCGGAGTTCAACAAATTCGCTACGCTGGCTGTGGCTAACACGGAAGCGGGCGATCTGGATATGGCTCCTCTGGCGGACGCTAAAACCGTCAAAAGCGTATTCAACACAAAAGGTCGCGGTTTCACCGGTGTTATGAAACGCTGGAACTTCGGAGGCGGACCTGCAGCGCACGGTCACCGTTTCCACCGCACCAGCGGTTCGATCGGTAACCGCGAATGGCCTGGTAAAGTCCAGAAAGGGCGCAAAATGTCAGGTCAGTACGGTAACGAGCAAGTAACCGTCAAAAATGAAGTGATGTCGTATGACGCACAAAACGGTGTATTGGTTGTCGTGGGTTCTATCCCGGGCGCTAACGGTGCACTAGGTCGTGTAAAGGTAGTGAAATAA
- the rpsJ gene encoding 30S ribosomal protein S10, with protein sequence MEKIRLKLRAYDHRVLDRSVASIVEAVKRTGAEIRGPIPLPTKIRKYTVLRSPHVNKSSREQFEIRMHARLIDIVSATPDTVDSLMKLDLAPEVDVEVRSMDK encoded by the coding sequence ATGGAAAAGATTCGTTTGAAACTTAGAGCGTACGATCATCGCGTACTTGATCGTTCTGTTGCCTCTATTGTTGAAGCTGTAAAGCGAACGGGTGCGGAAATTCGCGGCCCAATCCCTTTGCCAACCAAGATTCGTAAGTATACGGTTCTCCGTTCACCGCACGTTAACAAAAGTTCTCGTGAGCAGTTCGAGATCCGCATGCACGCTCGTCTTATCGACATCGTATCGGCTACGCCGGATACCGTTGATTCGCTGATGAAGCTTGACTTGGCTCCGGAAGTGGACGTTGAAGTTCGCTCTATGGACAAGTAA
- a CDS encoding ATP-binding protein produces MTTLLEEYYRYDLNNSGFIERKTAIGEESILLVGIAQSGKTSLLKSHLLGMKKSHYLYLDCRDLRLDVNELNNVLKPFCKEHKISVLALDNYREGIELFDIAQLILTSEYPLDVPFKTLELNLLDFEEFLAFEPKFDSTALNHFFQLGGFPAMHRIHPSERLLYLQKTLIRALEPIELDIVSQASKMVTQKVSAYNLYERLKGERKISKDKLYLHVQSLIDRRYLLMLSKYDHPSAVKKLYLCDTAIKQALNLQKHFGRVFENLVYLELVKHKIDCYYEEGIDFYLPARSQIILALPFANEHALFKKVETLEGFIITHGVREIIAVTMNLESTLSHPIARIEMVPFPQWTLAEE; encoded by the coding sequence ATGACGACTCTGCTGGAGGAATACTACCGTTACGACCTCAACAATTCCGGCTTTATCGAACGCAAAACCGCAATCGGCGAGGAGAGCATCCTGCTCGTCGGTATCGCCCAGTCGGGGAAAACATCGCTCCTCAAAAGCCATCTTCTGGGAATGAAGAAATCGCACTACCTCTATCTCGACTGCCGTGATCTCCGTCTAGACGTCAATGAGCTTAACAATGTGCTCAAACCTTTCTGCAAAGAGCACAAGATTTCGGTTCTCGCCCTCGACAATTACCGAGAGGGGATCGAGCTGTTCGATATCGCCCAGTTGATCCTCACCTCGGAATATCCCCTCGACGTTCCATTCAAAACGTTGGAGCTGAACCTGCTCGATTTCGAAGAGTTTCTTGCATTCGAGCCGAAATTCGATTCGACGGCACTGAACCATTTTTTCCAGCTCGGGGGATTTCCCGCCATGCACCGTATCCATCCCTCCGAGCGGCTTTTGTATCTGCAAAAGACGCTCATCCGTGCGCTGGAGCCGATTGAACTCGATATCGTCTCACAGGCTTCGAAAATGGTGACGCAGAAAGTTTCGGCATACAACCTCTACGAACGGCTCAAAGGGGAGCGTAAAATTTCCAAGGACAAGCTCTATCTTCACGTCCAGTCGCTGATCGACAGACGCTATCTCCTGATGCTCTCCAAATACGACCACCCCAGCGCCGTCAAAAAACTCTACCTGTGCGACACCGCCATCAAACAGGCCCTCAATCTCCAAAAGCATTTCGGACGGGTTTTTGAAAACCTCGTCTATTTGGAACTGGTCAAACATAAAATCGACTGTTATTACGAGGAAGGGATCGATTTTTATCTTCCCGCACGTTCCCAGATCATCCTGGCCCTCCCGTTCGCGAACGAACACGCCCTGTTCAAAAAAGTCGAAACGCTCGAGGGTTTCATCATCACCCACGGCGTCAGGGAGATCATCGCGGTCACGATGAATCTCGAAAGTACCCTCTCCCACCCCATCGCACGGATCGAGATGGTCCCCTTCCCCCAGTGGACTCTGGCGGAGGAATAA
- a CDS encoding ribonuclease HII encodes MNFCGIDEAGRGPLAGPLYIAGVILKTPVAGLGDSKKLSEKKREALFEAIRASSSYHIARFDAARIDEIGISGCLAQGLREIMAALGEAEYLYDGNSTFGVEGLRTMVKADAAVPEVSAASILAKVSRDREMIELAARYPEYGFEGHKGYGSAAHVEAIRQHGYCEIHRKSFKLKALQPTLF; translated from the coding sequence ATGAATTTTTGCGGTATCGACGAAGCGGGAAGAGGTCCCCTTGCGGGTCCTTTGTACATTGCGGGAGTGATCTTGAAGACCCCGGTAGCGGGGCTTGGGGATTCGAAAAAACTGAGTGAAAAAAAACGTGAAGCGCTGTTCGAGGCGATTCGCGCCTCTTCTTCGTACCACATCGCCCGTTTCGATGCCGCCCGGATCGACGAGATCGGAATTTCGGGCTGCCTGGCCCAGGGGCTTCGGGAAATCATGGCGGCATTGGGCGAGGCCGAATACCTTTACGACGGAAATTCGACGTTCGGGGTCGAAGGACTGCGCACGATGGTCAAAGCCGACGCCGCCGTGCCCGAAGTGAGTGCCGCATCGATCCTCGCGAAAGTTTCGCGCGACCGGGAGATGATCGAACTCGCCGCCCGTTATCCCGAATACGGCTTCGAAGGGCATAAAGGGTACGGCAGCGCCGCCCATGTCGAAGCGATCCGGCAGCACGGCTACTGCGAGATCCACCGTAAAAGCTTCAAACTCAAAGCGCTTCAGCCGACACTTTTTTGA
- a CDS encoding DUF4382 domain-containing protein, which produces MKRGLFRAVGLLALSFGIANAAPASLVDGVGGASITKYNVTITKLESYNSEKGMYVTLSETPTTVNIASATAGSDIAAMVANATIPYGTYTQTRVTIANTFTINACIDGARCTSGSRFTLGTAFQNALLALANTASASRADTAITIDFSDASLSGVLAGANAVATSGGVQVVYSHPTPLVVNQDTTSFSVGVDFDLGGGVFKYDNPGGQDVIYVNFPTVNITF; this is translated from the coding sequence ATGAAAAGAGGTTTGTTTAGAGCGGTCGGACTGTTGGCATTGAGCTTCGGCATAGCGAATGCCGCTCCGGCGTCGTTGGTCGATGGGGTAGGCGGAGCCAGCATCACCAAGTACAATGTAACGATTACAAAGCTCGAATCGTACAATAGTGAAAAGGGGATGTACGTCACCCTCTCGGAGACTCCGACGACGGTGAACATCGCAAGTGCGACGGCGGGATCCGACATCGCGGCGATGGTTGCCAATGCGACCATTCCGTACGGTACCTACACGCAGACGCGGGTGACGATCGCCAATACTTTTACAATCAACGCTTGCATCGACGGTGCGCGTTGCACCAGCGGTTCGCGGTTTACCTTGGGGACCGCATTTCAAAACGCGTTGCTCGCACTGGCCAACACGGCCTCAGCATCACGGGCCGACACGGCTATCACAATCGATTTCAGCGATGCGAGTCTGAGCGGGGTTTTGGCGGGTGCCAATGCCGTTGCAACCAGCGGAGGAGTGCAGGTGGTTTATTCCCATCCCACTCCGCTGGTGGTGAATCAGGATACGACGTCGTTTAGCGTAGGGGTCGATTTTGATTTGGGCGGGGGAGTTTTCAAATACGACAACCCGGGTGGCCAGGATGTTATTTATGTCAACTTCCCGACGGTAAATATTACGTTCTGA
- a CDS encoding inverse autotransporter beta domain-containing protein produces the protein MKRMTISAAVVACLSVTSAQAEGSSDTTQALNSVLQMVKMPQNAPDWLKRTTFDIGVEENYKPTWNLETVQPVTQFYEDDMLFWQFHTSLRGNVDTYNIGLGYRNIIHPEVMLGINSFYDYQNKNNHERWSIGFEAIGKLAEFRANRYMAVTNKKEVSAGVFEEVLDGWDVELGGTIIPGFPLKVFASYTVWDAKQTEDLKQKAFRMEYFLNDVVTLGMKYTHDNNKQGSMDQNRLMGEMTISLGSKTPGSKNMEQSSDLHDRLLIPVKREHDLIIEKSVNANIKIGRGS, from the coding sequence ATGAAACGAATGACAATCTCTGCGGCGGTGGTTGCGTGTTTGTCTGTCACATCCGCACAGGCGGAGGGCAGTTCGGACACGACCCAGGCTCTTAACAGCGTTTTACAGATGGTTAAAATGCCTCAGAACGCGCCCGATTGGTTGAAAAGGACGACTTTCGACATCGGTGTCGAAGAGAATTACAAGCCGACGTGGAATCTCGAGACCGTTCAGCCGGTGACACAGTTTTACGAAGATGACATGCTGTTTTGGCAGTTCCACACCTCGCTGCGCGGTAACGTAGACACCTACAATATCGGACTGGGATACCGCAACATCATTCATCCTGAAGTGATGCTCGGGATCAACAGCTTTTATGATTATCAAAACAAGAACAATCATGAACGGTGGAGCATCGGTTTCGAGGCGATCGGGAAACTCGCGGAATTCCGTGCCAACCGTTACATGGCCGTTACGAACAAAAAAGAGGTTTCAGCCGGCGTTTTCGAAGAGGTACTGGACGGATGGGATGTTGAACTGGGAGGAACGATTATTCCGGGTTTTCCTCTCAAAGTGTTCGCTTCGTATACCGTATGGGATGCAAAACAAACCGAGGATCTGAAGCAAAAAGCGTTTCGGATGGAGTATTTTTTAAACGATGTTGTGACGCTGGGGATGAAATATACCCACGACAACAACAAGCAAGGATCGATGGATCAAAATCGTCTGATGGGAGAAATGACGATTTCGTTGGGTTCGAAAACCCCCGGAAGCAAGAACATGGAACAGTCATCCGATTTGCACGATCGACTCTTGATCCCCGTCAAACGGGAACACGACCTGATCATCGAGAAATCGGTTAACGCAAATATTAAAATCGGAAGGGGTTCATGA
- a CDS encoding spore photoproduct lyase family protein, with translation MKPSSPSCTPRLFSHLYIEQAVLEHPKTRQIIDKFDGSNIIVIGHYKEVFNRPSQSFSAQSGAKKLILARKEGKFLHEGSRYSDGFGHRRFFYASSLMGCLYDCDYCYLQGLYPSANTVLFVNLEEAFAQLLPHLDEETLVATSYDTDTLAVEALSGQTSQWLDFASDQPNLRLEIRTKSANFRAIDDHLPNPRVTLAWTLSPQEIIDRYEHATPSLRQRLKAANEAVRAGWKVRLCVDPVIYTDEFETLYPALIETIFQTIDPGKIEHLTLGSFRMSQSHLRALKKLGRSDVAFYPYDVRNDTATYPETIEAHILNVLFNKATAYLPKERIRTWQRQS, from the coding sequence TTGAAACCTTCCTCGCCATCTTGTACACCTAGACTCTTTTCGCATCTTTATATCGAACAAGCGGTCCTCGAACACCCCAAAACGCGTCAAATCATCGACAAGTTCGATGGTTCAAACATCATCGTTATCGGACATTACAAAGAGGTTTTCAACCGCCCTTCACAGAGTTTTTCGGCCCAAAGCGGCGCCAAAAAACTGATCCTTGCCCGCAAAGAGGGGAAATTCCTGCACGAAGGAAGCCGCTACAGCGACGGCTTCGGCCACCGCCGCTTTTTCTACGCTTCGAGTCTGATGGGGTGTCTTTACGATTGCGATTACTGCTACCTCCAGGGGCTCTATCCGAGCGCCAATACCGTCCTTTTCGTCAATCTCGAAGAGGCGTTTGCTCAGCTGCTTCCCCATCTGGACGAAGAGACCCTCGTCGCGACGTCGTACGATACCGATACGCTGGCCGTCGAAGCACTGAGCGGGCAGACGTCCCAGTGGCTCGATTTTGCATCCGATCAGCCGAATCTCCGCCTCGAAATCCGGACCAAAAGCGCTAATTTCAGGGCAATCGACGATCATCTTCCCAATCCGCGCGTGACGCTGGCCTGGACCCTCTCGCCGCAAGAGATCATCGATCGTTACGAACACGCTACCCCGTCGCTGCGCCAGCGACTCAAGGCCGCAAACGAAGCGGTCCGGGCCGGCTGGAAAGTGCGGTTGTGCGTCGATCCCGTCATCTATACCGACGAGTTCGAAACACTCTATCCCGCCCTGATCGAAACGATTTTTCAAACGATCGATCCCGGGAAAATCGAGCACCTCACCCTGGGAAGCTTCCGGATGAGCCAGAGCCATCTTAGAGCCCTCAAAAAACTGGGCCGCAGCGACGTCGCGTTTTATCCCTACGACGTACGCAACGATACGGCGACCTACCCCGAAACGATCGAAGCACACATCCTCAATGTGCTATTCAATAAAGCAACGGCTTATCTACCGAAAGAAAGGATACGAACATGGCAACGGCAATCGTAA
- a CDS encoding SDR family oxidoreductase: MATAIVTGSSSGIGEACARMLLSEGYQVVGISRSPGAIRHPSFVHLPCDLGNFAAVEALKASLVHYEDVALLVNASGFGRFEPHEEIAPTVIRDMVALNLTAPMLLTHLVLRSLKRNRGTIVNITSIEATRHSKFSALYTATKAGLRSFGHSLFEELRSAGVGVLTLNPDMTDTPFFDTLRFGVGEGDDVKLFASDIAEALKNALSMREGVSITEITVRPRRFGMTKKNR, translated from the coding sequence ATGGCAACGGCAATCGTAACGGGAAGCAGCTCCGGAATCGGAGAAGCATGCGCCCGAATGCTTTTATCAGAAGGTTATCAGGTTGTCGGTATCAGCCGGAGTCCCGGAGCAATCCGGCACCCATCCTTCGTCCATTTACCCTGCGATCTTGGCAATTTTGCCGCCGTTGAAGCGCTTAAAGCGTCTCTTGTTCATTACGAGGATGTTGCACTTTTGGTGAACGCCTCAGGATTCGGACGGTTCGAGCCCCATGAAGAGATTGCTCCGACCGTCATCCGCGACATGGTCGCGCTTAATCTGACCGCTCCAATGCTGCTAACCCATCTTGTTTTACGTTCCCTCAAGCGCAACCGGGGCACGATCGTGAACATTACAAGTATCGAAGCGACCCGCCATTCAAAATTTTCCGCCCTTTACACGGCCACCAAAGCGGGTCTACGCTCGTTCGGACACAGTCTTTTCGAAGAGCTTCGTTCTGCCGGAGTCGGCGTTCTTACACTCAACCCGGATATGACCGATACGCCGTTTTTCGATACCCTCCGTTTCGGGGTAGGAGAGGGAGATGACGTCAAACTTTTTGCTTCCGATATTGCCGAAGCACTTAAAAATGCGTTGTCCATGCGCGAAGGGGTCAGCATTACGGAAATTACGGTACGTCCACGCCGTTTCGGTATGACCAAAAAAAATCGTTGA
- the fliD gene encoding flagellar filament capping protein FliD, protein MASSISSLGIGSGVLTADVIEQLKAADESRLITPIDNKLDLQKQKETAFDLLNSLISSFKSSVSALSYDSLYGKRSVSVTGGNLEVVAEAGATPESFTLKTVQLAQKNIQQSGTFASATSTVADGSGTMGITVNGTTYNVAYTASTTLEGLATAINDAAGTAVKASVLQTGASEYRLVLSSQNTGSDQTISVSDTPDTPGSGLVDAIYNDATLTSGFTTVLNAQDAILEYNGISVTRSSNEVSDLINGVTLKLKSEGETANVNITQDQEAIVTEMKLFVESYNTLISNLRDMTMSNQETGAQGVFNGDNFIKSISREINNILISVSSDNKSLMNYGIDIDKSGTMSFNSTTFKSALASDPTGVNLFLAGGYDTATGQTKTGLFSTLNDKITEYTGYNGLLNNYQSNLDKKMSSLNDERSRMLASLESRYEILTKRFSAYDAVISKINAQFSSLNMMIQAEVNAKS, encoded by the coding sequence ATGGCTAGTTCAATCAGTTCTCTCGGTATCGGTTCAGGAGTCTTAACGGCCGATGTCATCGAACAGCTCAAAGCAGCGGATGAATCTCGTCTGATTACACCGATTGATAATAAGCTTGATCTTCAAAAACAAAAAGAGACTGCTTTTGATCTGCTCAACTCGCTGATAAGCTCTTTTAAAAGCAGCGTTTCGGCATTAAGCTACGATTCGTTGTATGGAAAGCGCAGCGTTTCCGTTACAGGCGGTAATCTTGAAGTCGTGGCGGAAGCAGGTGCCACTCCTGAATCGTTCACGCTAAAAACCGTTCAGCTTGCGCAAAAAAATATTCAGCAGTCGGGGACATTTGCGTCTGCGACAAGTACCGTAGCCGACGGCTCAGGAACAATGGGCATCACGGTAAACGGCACTACGTATAACGTTGCTTACACCGCGTCTACTACCCTTGAAGGATTGGCAACCGCCATCAACGATGCTGCCGGGACAGCCGTAAAAGCATCGGTTTTGCAAACAGGCGCAAGTGAATACCGGCTCGTTCTTTCTTCCCAAAATACGGGTTCTGACCAAACCATCTCGGTTTCAGACACGCCGGACACTCCCGGGTCAGGACTGGTGGATGCGATTTACAATGATGCCACCCTCACAAGCGGGTTTACTACGGTATTAAACGCACAGGATGCGATACTTGAATATAACGGTATTTCCGTCACTCGCTCAAGCAACGAGGTGTCCGACCTTATCAACGGCGTTACCCTCAAACTGAAAAGTGAAGGTGAAACGGCGAATGTAAATATTACCCAGGATCAGGAAGCGATCGTAACAGAAATGAAATTATTCGTCGAATCGTACAATACGCTGATCAGCAATTTGCGGGATATGACGATGTCGAATCAAGAAACAGGGGCTCAGGGCGTTTTCAACGGAGACAATTTCATCAAATCGATCAGCCGTGAAATCAACAATATTCTGATTTCCGTCAGCAGCGACAACAAATCCTTGATGAATTACGGTATCGATATTGATAAAAGCGGTACGATGTCCTTCAACAGCACAACGTTTAAATCGGCATTGGCCAGCGATCCGACAGGCGTTAATCTTTTTCTGGCCGGAGGATACGACACAGCAACTGGCCAAACCAAGACCGGTCTTTTTTCAACCCTGAATGACAAAATCACGGAATATACAGGTTACAACGGCTTGTTGAATAATTACCAGTCCAATTTGGATAAAAAAATGTCATCGCTTAACGATGAACGGTCCCGGATGCTCGCATCTCTTGAGTCAAGATACGAAATTCTAACAAAACGCTTTTCGGCATACGATGCCGTTATCAGTAAAATCAATGCCCAATTCTCGTCGCTGAACATGATGATCCAAGCCGAAGTAAATGCGAAATCGTAA
- a CDS encoding SIS domain-containing protein, whose protein sequence is MRFNHFISEYIEHLQKILLSLDKNELEKLERLLGTLNSQQRVYIIGNGGSAATASHMVNDFGIGLKRRGKLNISAIALADNLASCSAIANDTGYENIFYLQLKDLLTPTDVVIAISCSGNSPNITKAVRYAKEIGATVVGFSGFDGGELKQMSDIVLHAQTDTGAYGLVEDVHMIINHMLYSWFIQKD, encoded by the coding sequence ATGCGGTTCAACCACTTTATAAGCGAGTACATTGAGCATTTGCAGAAAATATTATTATCGCTGGATAAAAATGAGCTTGAGAAGCTTGAACGACTTCTGGGCACGTTAAACAGCCAACAGCGCGTATACATTATCGGCAACGGCGGCAGTGCGGCTACCGCATCCCATATGGTCAATGATTTTGGAATCGGCCTCAAACGCCGCGGGAAGCTAAACATTTCCGCGATCGCGCTGGCGGACAATCTTGCTTCATGCTCCGCGATCGCCAACGATACCGGCTATGAGAATATTTTTTATCTTCAACTCAAAGATCTCCTCACCCCTACAGATGTGGTCATTGCCATATCCTGCAGCGGAAACTCTCCGAATATCACGAAAGCAGTCCGCTACGCCAAAGAGATCGGAGCCACGGTTGTCGGCTTCAGCGGTTTTGACGGCGGAGAGCTCAAACAGATGAGTGACATCGTTTTACACGCACAAACCGACACCGGTGCTTACGGTCTGGTTGAGGATGTTCACATGATCATCAATCACATGCTGTATTCATGGTTTATACAAAAGGATTAA
- a CDS encoding glycosyltransferase: MDSHSKDIYCFDSTTALEEAKKRKRVGTSNPHVDGLQICYYDGELIPHAPENCINVPIGNFYEYFLTTKNRLPEQIHFGNKEYSSEVKNELVSVIKQTLQSIVKERDALTRVLMNDAKQAEPDFSAPLKVFLIASRETTVMQYISQNIADAFKKLGYEVFLSIEENDMQKIDTFLHLVHYVQFKPNIIININHLNNSFLHENVFNFIWFQDFMPVLQSNQPIVLRKRDTVYSLLPDLDLLLKQKQVPFSRQSFCVNKTIFKPDERIKREKKIIFIGSSYVPRIDPKHQNANITKEVIDILEMGQEFTPEMIQKLAKKHNLEPQYIQNHIIAYAVRDVSVLWLHKIHQETGLPVEIYGWGWEQYDILKPYCKGSIPYNQVAALYNSAVYTLVPHSMYVLQQRTLEAAACGCQPIVYDCRYNDTPPFYEESLEYFRTVDDIIRIIEKDSTKDLASIVDENSYEHLAGRIISTVKEQLKNG; encoded by the coding sequence GTGGATAGCCATTCCAAAGATATTTATTGTTTCGATTCGACAACCGCTTTGGAAGAAGCGAAAAAAAGAAAGCGGGTCGGAACATCCAACCCACATGTCGACGGGTTGCAAATCTGCTATTACGACGGAGAGCTCATTCCTCACGCGCCCGAAAACTGCATCAACGTGCCTATCGGGAATTTTTACGAATACTTTCTCACTACCAAAAACCGCCTGCCCGAACAAATCCATTTCGGTAACAAAGAATATTCGTCTGAAGTGAAAAACGAATTGGTTTCGGTGATCAAACAGACATTGCAATCCATTGTCAAAGAACGGGATGCGCTGACCCGCGTCCTTATGAACGATGCAAAACAGGCAGAACCCGATTTCTCAGCTCCGCTAAAAGTTTTTCTCATCGCTTCACGCGAAACAACCGTTATGCAATACATTAGTCAAAACATAGCCGATGCTTTTAAAAAACTCGGGTATGAAGTGTTTCTCTCCATCGAAGAGAACGATATGCAAAAAATCGATACCTTCCTGCATCTGGTCCATTACGTCCAGTTCAAACCGAATATCATCATTAACATCAACCATTTAAACAATAGCTTTTTGCACGAAAATGTTTTTAATTTTATCTGGTTTCAAGACTTTATGCCCGTTCTGCAAAGTAACCAACCTATCGTTCTGCGAAAGCGGGATACTGTCTATTCTCTACTTCCCGATCTTGATCTTTTACTGAAACAAAAGCAGGTTCCATTCAGCCGCCAATCGTTTTGTGTCAATAAAACTATTTTTAAACCCGACGAAAGAATAAAACGTGAAAAGAAAATTATTTTTATCGGAAGTTCATACGTTCCCCGCATCGATCCCAAGCATCAAAATGCAAACATTACAAAAGAAGTCATAGATATTTTGGAGATGGGTCAAGAATTTACACCCGAGATGATTCAGAAGTTGGCAAAAAAACATAATTTGGAGCCCCAATACATCCAAAATCATATTATTGCCTATGCGGTACGGGATGTTAGTGTTCTGTGGCTTCATAAAATTCATCAGGAAACAGGTTTGCCGGTTGAAATCTACGGCTGGGGATGGGAACAGTATGATATCCTGAAACCTTATTGCAAAGGATCGATTCCTTATAATCAAGTGGCTGCACTCTATAATAGTGCCGTATATACATTGGTACCGCACAGCATGTATGTTTTACAGCAACGAACGCTCGAAGCTGCCGCATGCGGATGCCAACCTATCGTCTACGACTGCCGCTATAACGATACCCCCCCCTTTTATGAAGAGTCCCTCGAGTATTTCCGGACTGTGGATGATATTATTCGGATCATAGAGAAAGATTCTACGAAAGATTTAGCCTCCATCGTCGACGAGAACAGCTACGAGCACCTCGCCGGCCGTATCATCTCTACCGTCAAGGAACAATTAAAAAATGGGTGA